The Neisseria sicca genome includes a window with the following:
- a CDS encoding efflux transporter outer membrane subunit, whose translation MKFNQIHLLCIAAALALAACKNTEVPLNSQVELPETFTQDAAAKGDADIGAWWQQWNDPVLSGLIAQGLAQGHDVKIAVSRLNEARAVAGAARADLGPTVGLSGKVGANYSQMDNPLDSNARALLSRYPQASSLNGDTIESTGTSMYGGLAASWEPDIFGKKRSDADAARYAALGQQELAYGAQMLVAGDIADNYFKARAAQGRLKTADQTVATLRRMVRYIEGRFKAGHVSGYEVNEAKVQLTAAEAKRATIAAEYAAYVRSIAVLTGNVPQTFTLPESSVDALAHQPSAPSGQTPQGLLERRPDLRAQVAQVNAYAAKFASAKADLLPRFTISFMGQGGRIGVDGDRSLTGWASLLSVGIQTPLFTNGRIKANIKAADARLQTALLEYDKRLLTALGEVDSAYQGVESLSRQTELLQTAHNQAARHAADTEKMFRNGYKTLDVSLKAHIAEDQVQENLIAARLARAQMLVSLYKALGGGWSK comes from the coding sequence ATGAAATTCAATCAAATCCATTTATTGTGTATTGCCGCAGCCTTGGCGCTTGCTGCCTGTAAAAACACAGAAGTTCCGTTAAACAGTCAGGTTGAGTTGCCTGAAACGTTTACGCAGGATGCGGCGGCAAAGGGTGATGCGGACATCGGGGCGTGGTGGCAGCAGTGGAACGATCCGGTGTTAAGCGGATTAATCGCGCAAGGTTTGGCGCAGGGGCATGATGTGAAAATCGCTGTCAGCCGTCTGAACGAAGCCCGTGCCGTGGCGGGGGCGGCGCGTGCCGATTTGGGGCCGACCGTTGGACTGAGCGGCAAGGTGGGGGCGAATTACAGCCAAATGGATAACCCGCTCGACAGCAATGCCAGAGCGTTGCTCTCGCGTTATCCGCAGGCCTCGTCTTTAAACGGCGATACCATCGAGTCCACAGGCACCAGCATGTACGGCGGACTGGCCGCTTCGTGGGAGCCGGATATTTTCGGCAAGAAACGCAGCGATGCCGATGCCGCCCGTTATGCCGCACTCGGGCAGCAGGAGCTGGCGTATGGCGCGCAAATGCTGGTGGCGGGCGATATTGCCGACAATTATTTCAAGGCGCGTGCGGCACAAGGCCGTCTGAAAACCGCCGACCAAACCGTTGCTACCTTGCGGCGTATGGTGCGCTATATCGAAGGTCGGTTTAAGGCGGGACATGTCAGCGGCTATGAAGTGAACGAGGCGAAAGTGCAACTGACCGCAGCGGAAGCCAAACGCGCCACGATAGCGGCGGAATACGCCGCTTATGTGCGCAGTATCGCCGTTTTGACCGGTAACGTGCCGCAGACGTTTACGCTGCCCGAATCGTCTGTCGATGCGTTGGCGCACCAACCTTCCGCTCCAAGCGGGCAAACGCCGCAAGGCTTGCTGGAACGCCGCCCCGACCTGCGCGCACAGGTGGCGCAAGTTAATGCCTACGCCGCCAAATTCGCCAGTGCCAAAGCCGATTTGCTGCCGCGCTTCACCATCAGCTTTATGGGACAGGGAGGGCGCATCGGTGTGGACGGCGACCGTTCGCTGACCGGCTGGGCAAGTTTGCTGTCGGTGGGCATACAGACGCCGCTGTTCACCAACGGCCGCATCAAAGCCAACATCAAAGCCGCCGACGCGCGCCTTCAGACGGCATTGCTGGAATACGACAAACGGCTCCTGACCGCACTGGGCGAAGTCGATAGTGCGTATCAAGGCGTGGAATCGCTAAGCCGTCAAACCGAGCTGCTGCAGACCGCCCATAATCAGGCAGCACGCCATGCTGCCGATACGGAAAAAATGTTCCGCAACGGCTACAAAACGCTGGATGTCTCCCTCAAAGCCCATATCGCTGAAGACCAAGTGCAGGAAAACCTGATTGCGGCGCGACTGGCAAGGGCGCAGATGCTGGTGTCGCTGTATAAGGCATTGGGCGGCGGTTGGTCGAAATAA
- a CDS encoding uracil-xanthine permease family protein, whose amino-acid sequence MNQLKLAVSGAQILFVAFGAMVLVPLLTGLNPALALLGAGIGTLLFQLVTRRKVPIFLGSSFAFIAPIIYSIGEWGLPSTMFGLFAAGFMYFVFAGLIRWRGLAAVHRLLPPVVIGPVIMVIGLSVAAAASSMAMGQADGKQVIDYADSLILSGFTFAVTVVVSVFGSRMMKLVPILIGVASGYTLALIMGLVDTAAIVNAPWFAVPHFETPQVNWQAALFMLPVAIAPAIEHIGGIMAIGNVTGQNYTKDPGLDKTLAGDGLGVCVAGLIGGPPVTTYGEVTGAVMITKNSNPVIMTWAAIFAIAMAFFGKFNAFLASIPMPVMGGIMLLLFGTIASLGVKTLIDSKVDLMLPKNLVIVSSVLTTGIGGMVIKIGTLSFAGVGLCAILAIILNILLPDREQ is encoded by the coding sequence ATGAATCAGCTTAAATTGGCGGTTTCGGGCGCGCAGATTTTGTTTGTGGCGTTCGGTGCGATGGTGCTTGTGCCGCTTCTGACGGGGTTGAACCCTGCACTGGCATTGTTAGGCGCCGGGATTGGGACGTTGCTGTTCCAATTGGTTACTCGGCGTAAGGTGCCGATTTTTTTGGGTTCTTCATTTGCTTTTATCGCACCGATTATTTACTCGATTGGTGAATGGGGGCTGCCTTCAACGATGTTTGGCCTGTTTGCGGCCGGCTTTATGTATTTTGTATTCGCGGGCTTAATCAGGTGGCGAGGGTTGGCGGCGGTTCACCGCTTGCTGCCGCCGGTAGTCATCGGGCCGGTGATTATGGTCATCGGTTTGTCGGTAGCCGCTGCGGCAAGCAGTATGGCTATGGGGCAGGCTGACGGCAAACAGGTAATTGATTATGCAGACTCGTTGATTTTGTCGGGCTTTACTTTTGCGGTAACGGTCGTGGTGTCGGTTTTCGGCAGTCGCATGATGAAACTGGTGCCGATCTTGATCGGTGTGGCCTCGGGCTACACATTGGCTTTGATAATGGGCTTGGTAGATACTGCCGCCATCGTCAATGCGCCTTGGTTTGCAGTGCCTCATTTTGAAACGCCGCAAGTAAACTGGCAGGCTGCGCTGTTTATGCTACCGGTGGCGATTGCACCTGCCATCGAGCATATCGGCGGTATCATGGCTATTGGAAATGTTACCGGTCAAAACTATACGAAAGATCCGGGTTTGGATAAGACGCTGGCGGGCGACGGCTTGGGCGTATGCGTAGCCGGTTTGATCGGCGGACCGCCGGTAACGACTTACGGCGAGGTTACAGGCGCGGTGATGATTACGAAAAACAGCAATCCTGTCATTATGACTTGGGCGGCGATTTTTGCCATTGCAATGGCGTTTTTCGGTAAATTCAATGCGTTTTTAGCTTCCATCCCGATGCCTGTCATGGGTGGCATTATGCTGCTTTTGTTCGGTACGATTGCATCTTTGGGTGTGAAAACGCTGATTGATTCGAAGGTTGATTTGATGCTGCCTAAAAATCTGGTTATCGTCAGCTCTGTGTTGACGACAGGTATCGGCGGTATGGTCATCAAAATCGGTACGTTGAGCTTTGCCGGAGTGGGCTTGTGCGCAATATTGGCCATTATTTTGAATATACTGTTGCCGGATAGAGAACAATAG
- a CDS encoding IS5 family transposase, with protein sequence MSTFFRQTAQAMIAKHIDRFPLLKLDQVIGWQPIEQYLNRQRTRYVRDHRGRPAYSLLSMFKAVLLGQWHSLSDPELEHSLIIRIDFNLFCRFDELSIPDYSTLCRYRNWLAQDNTLSELLELINRQLTEKGLKIEKASAAVIDATIIQTAGSKQRQAIEVDEEGQVSGQTTPSKDSDARWIKKNGLYKLGYKQHTRTDEEGYIEKLHITPANAHECKHLSPLLEGLPKGTTVYADKGYDSKENRQHLKDHQLLDGIMRKAHRNRPLTEAQTKRNRYLSKTRYVVEQSFGTLHRKFRYARAAYFGLIKVSAQSHLKAMCLNLLKAANRLSVPVAA encoded by the coding sequence ATGAGCACCTTCTTCCGGCAAACCGCACAAGCCATGATTGCCAAACACATCGACCGCTTCCCACTATTGAAGTTGGACCAAGTGATTGGTTGGCAGCCGATCGAGCAGTACCTGAATCGTCAAAGAACCCGTTACGTCCGAGACCACCGCGGCCGTCCCGCCTATTCCCTGTTGTCCATGTTCAAAGCCGTCCTGCTCGGACAATGGCACAGCCTCTCCGATCCCGAACTCGAACACAGCCTCATCATCCGCATCGATTTCAACCTGTTTTGCCGCTTTGACGAACTGAGCATCCCCGATTACAGCACCTTATGCCGCTACCGCAACTGGCTGGCGCAAGACAACACCCTGTCCGAATTATTGGAACTGATCAACCGCCAACTGACCGAAAAAGGCCTAAAAATAGAGAAAGCATCCGCCGCCGTCATTGACGCCACCATTATTCAGACCGCCGGCAGCAAACAGCGTCAGGCCATAGAAGTCGATGAGGAAGGGCAAGTTAGCGGCCAAACCACACCGAGTAAAGACAGCGATGCCCGTTGGATCAAGAAAAACGGCCTCTACAAACTCGGGTACAAACAACATACCCGTACCGATGAGGAAGGTTATATCGAGAAACTACACATTACCCCCGCCAATGCCCATGAGTGCAAACACCTGTCGCCTTTGTTGGAAGGGCTGCCCAAAGGTACGACCGTCTATGCCGACAAAGGCTACGACAGTAAGGAAAACCGGCAACATCTGAAAGACCATCAGTTGCTGGACGGCATTATGCGCAAAGCCCACCGCAACCGTCCGCTGACGGAAGCGCAAACCAAACGCAACCGATATTTGTCGAAAACCCGTTATGTGGTCGAACAAAGCTTCGGTACGCTGCACCGTAAATTCCGCTACGCCCGGGCAGCCTATTTTGGGCTGATTAAAGTGAGTGCGCAAAGCCATCTGAAGGCGATGTGTTTGAACCTGTTGAAAGCGGCTAACAGGCTAAGTGTGCCTGTTGCCGCCTAA
- a CDS encoding aldehyde dehydrogenase family protein, whose protein sequence is MFHSINAYTGETLCRRPAQSYAEFAQELAALRVRRQAFARLGVTGRTALLQAFAERLAQNKERLAEMVCEEVGRCLHECRAELDKSVELIRYYVRLAPELLAHKTIATQASLSQVRFEPLGVVLAVMPWNYPVWQVLRFAIPALCAGNACAVKPAPSVARVSAALLELVSDDLPLIGAWLDNDDTLKAIEDTDAMAFTGSTQTGRLLAAHAGLHLKKTVLELGGSNPFIVMPDADLERAAAEACYSRFRDAGQSCNAAKRIIVTEAIADRFIPLFLAECAKLQTGDPKDPATTLAPLHREDLRANVHAQVQDAVAHGAEVLVGGFIPEGKGWFYPATVLDKVNPDCRVWNEEVFGPVAMILRARDEKHAIALANDTPYGLGASIYTADTRRAWEFAEKIQAGSVFINRHTSSDLRLPFGGVKASGYGRELSEFGLYEFVNVKTYWQK, encoded by the coding sequence ATGTTTCACAGCATCAATGCCTATACCGGCGAAACCCTTTGTCGCCGACCTGCGCAAAGTTATGCCGAGTTTGCACAAGAATTGGCAGCGTTGAGAGTACGTCGGCAGGCGTTTGCGCGATTGGGCGTTACCGGGCGGACTGCTTTGCTGCAAGCTTTTGCCGAGCGTTTGGCGCAAAACAAAGAGCGGCTTGCGGAAATGGTTTGTGAAGAAGTCGGACGCTGCCTGCATGAATGCCGTGCTGAATTGGATAAATCCGTCGAACTCATCCGATATTATGTCCGCCTTGCCCCCGAGTTGCTGGCGCATAAGACCATTGCCACGCAGGCGAGCCTCAGTCAGGTGCGTTTTGAGCCGTTGGGTGTTGTGCTTGCCGTCATGCCGTGGAACTATCCTGTCTGGCAGGTTTTGCGTTTTGCTATTCCCGCGCTTTGTGCGGGCAATGCTTGTGCCGTCAAACCTGCGCCCAGTGTTGCGCGGGTCAGCGCGGCACTGCTGGAACTGGTTTCAGACGACCTCCCGTTGATTGGTGCGTGGCTGGATAACGACGATACCTTGAAAGCCATCGAAGACACCGATGCGATGGCGTTTACCGGCTCGACGCAGACCGGCCGCCTGCTCGCCGCCCATGCGGGATTGCACCTCAAGAAAACCGTCCTCGAACTCGGTGGCAGCAATCCTTTCATCGTCATGCCCGATGCGGATCTCGAACGCGCCGCTGCGGAAGCCTGTTATTCGCGTTTCCGCGACGCCGGTCAGTCTTGCAACGCCGCCAAACGTATTATCGTTACCGAAGCCATCGCCGACCGCTTCATCCCCCTGTTTCTTGCCGAATGCGCCAAATTGCAAACAGGCGATCCTAAAGACCCCGCAACCACACTCGCACCGCTGCACCGCGAAGACTTGCGCGCAAACGTACACGCTCAAGTGCAGGACGCAGTCGCACACGGCGCAGAAGTTTTGGTAGGCGGTTTCATTCCCGAAGGAAAGGGCTGGTTTTACCCTGCCACCGTGTTGGACAAAGTAAATCCTGACTGCCGCGTTTGGAATGAAGAGGTTTTCGGGCCGGTTGCCATGATTTTGCGGGCGAGGGATGAAAAACATGCCATCGCCCTTGCCAACGATACGCCTTACGGACTGGGCGCAAGCATTTATACCGCCGATACCCGCCGTGCATGGGAGTTTGCCGAAAAAATCCAAGCAGGCTCGGTCTTTATCAACCGCCACACCAGCAGCGACCTGCGCCTTCCCTTTGGCGGCGTTAAAGCCTCAGGTTACGGACGGGAATTGTCTGAATTCGGGTTGTATGAATTTGTGAACGTGAAAACGTATTGGCAGAAATAA
- a CDS encoding RnfABCDGE type electron transport complex subunit B, translating to MPTDLQAINRLLPQTQCRECGYQGCLPYAQALLHEDAPVNLCSPGGEAVMLDIAALLGKPRVAPVKIQPKAVALIDEAACIGCTACIRACPVDAIMGASKFMHAVISDECTGCGLCLPPCPVDCIDMIPSEHDYLPAARSLSRSSEARFAAAEHAQSRFDWHTERKARDEAERKAMLAEREAAVKAKQAQIQAETQAAAKPAFNPMDLIAKAMAKAQSQQDKLVASDNREAFKNRQIEEAKERAELRRAQRDVKYGNEEEKAAALAYLRRYKAEQEAAKEIR from the coding sequence ATGCCGACCGACCTTCAAGCCATCAACCGCCTGCTGCCGCAAACCCAGTGCCGAGAATGCGGCTATCAAGGCTGCCTGCCTTATGCGCAAGCTTTGCTGCACGAGGATGCACCTGTTAATTTGTGCTCACCCGGCGGGGAAGCGGTGATGCTGGACATTGCCGCCTTATTGGGTAAGCCGCGCGTCGCGCCCGTCAAAATACAGCCCAAAGCCGTAGCCCTGATAGACGAAGCCGCCTGTATCGGCTGTACCGCCTGCATCCGCGCTTGTCCTGTCGATGCGATTATGGGCGCAAGCAAATTCATGCACGCCGTTATCAGCGACGAATGCACAGGCTGCGGACTCTGCCTCCCGCCTTGTCCGGTGGATTGTATCGACATGATACCTTCCGAACACGACTACCTTCCCGCCGCGCGCAGCCTGAGCCGCTCTTCCGAAGCGCGTTTCGCCGCCGCCGAACACGCGCAAAGCCGCTTTGATTGGCACACCGAGCGCAAAGCGCGTGACGAGGCGGAACGCAAAGCCATGCTTGCCGAGCGCGAAGCCGCCGTTAAAGCCAAGCAGGCGCAAATTCAAGCCGAAACCCAAGCTGCCGCCAAACCTGCATTCAATCCTATGGATTTGATTGCCAAAGCCATGGCGAAAGCCCAATCCCAACAAGACAAACTGGTTGCTTCCGACAACCGCGAAGCATTCAAAAACCGACAAATCGAAGAAGCTAAAGAGCGTGCCGAATTACGCCGCGCCCAGCGTGATGTCAAATATGGCAACGAAGAAGAAAAAGCCGCCGCGCTCGCCTATCTGCGCCGTTATAAAGCGGAGCAAGAAGCAGCCAAAGAAATACGATGA
- a CDS encoding endonuclease/exonuclease/phosphatase family protein, with protein MSPRPITITSYNMHKGMSALNRKVQVDSMAEELRGIGSDVLFLQEVQGQHLTRSNRLPDFPGKPHYDILGDRLSYNRSYGKNAVYPQRHHGNAILSRLPLETRHNLNISVNKLEQRGVLHCEVLPEGWDTPLVCLCAHLNLREPDRAKQYRAIFEYVVHHIDPQSPLILAGDFNDWRQKSALSLGNALNLNEVFVDSNGKRPKTFPARLPVLSLDRVYTRNLEVLDSQIHNGKNWQRLSDHLPLSVKVRPKLP; from the coding sequence ATGTCCCCCCGCCCGATTACCATCACCTCATACAACATGCACAAAGGCATGTCCGCACTCAACCGCAAAGTCCAAGTGGACAGTATGGCGGAAGAGCTGCGCGGCATAGGCTCGGATGTCCTGTTTTTACAGGAAGTGCAAGGTCAACACCTGACCCGCAGCAACAGGCTGCCCGATTTTCCCGGAAAACCGCATTACGACATCCTCGGCGACCGCCTCTCCTACAACCGCAGCTACGGCAAAAACGCCGTATACCCGCAGCGCCACCACGGCAACGCCATCCTCAGCCGCCTGCCGCTGGAAACCCGCCACAACCTCAACATCAGCGTCAACAAACTCGAACAGCGCGGCGTACTCCATTGCGAAGTCCTGCCCGAAGGCTGGGACACCCCGCTCGTCTGCCTCTGCGCCCACCTCAACCTGCGCGAACCCGACCGCGCCAAACAATACCGCGCCATCTTCGAATACGTCGTGCATCACATCGACCCGCAAAGCCCGCTGATTCTCGCCGGCGACTTCAACGACTGGCGGCAAAAATCCGCCCTATCCTTAGGCAACGCCTTGAACCTGAACGAAGTATTCGTGGACAGCAACGGCAAACGCCCCAAAACCTTCCCCGCCCGCCTGCCCGTCCTCAGCCTCGACCGCGTCTATACCCGCAACTTGGAAGTCCTAGACTCCCAAATCCACAACGGCAAAAACTGGCAACGCCTCTCCGACCACTTGCCCTTAAGCGTCAAAGTCCGACCCAAACTGCCTTGA
- a CDS encoding glycosyltransferase family 2 protein, whose translation MNPKIPATAAMLVKNSERYLTEVLTALQDFDEVLLLDNGSTDRTFEIAERFTNVSYYKHDFIGFGPMKNLAARLAQNNWIFSIDSDEVADSELVAAIRKAVAENKEQNIFSLSRLNHYNGRLIKACGWYPDIIPRLYHRRFTRFSDRQVHESLILPPDANVRPLEGRLKHYSFENAEVLIQKMQQYSSLYAEENRYKKDSSPFKALLHGSVSFVKNYLLKRGFAYGTDGLTISIANAQGSYYKYVKLYERNRNISVALIVTTYNRPDALELVLKSALAQTRLPNEIIVADDGSRQDTAEVVEFIRSHTDIPVKHSWRPDDGFRAAESRNRALAQAKSDYIILIDGDMILDPSFIADHLKLARKGRLIQGSRVILTQARTEEILDSGELPDLSVFSQGIEKRLSALRCRSLSALIGRQSSRKHKGIKTCNMGFFRSDALAVNGFDNRFVGWGREDSEFVARLFHNGMKRHNLKFSGIAYHLWHHEAERDALPQNDALLKATLSEQKIRCEDGMDEFIK comes from the coding sequence ATGAACCCGAAAATTCCCGCCACAGCAGCCATGTTGGTCAAAAACTCGGAACGTTATCTGACCGAAGTATTAACCGCGCTTCAAGACTTCGACGAAGTTTTGCTGCTCGACAACGGCTCGACCGACCGTACCTTTGAAATTGCCGAACGCTTCACCAACGTCAGTTATTACAAACACGACTTCATCGGCTTCGGCCCGATGAAAAACCTTGCCGCCCGCCTCGCGCAAAACAATTGGATATTCAGCATAGACAGCGACGAAGTGGCGGATAGCGAATTAGTTGCAGCCATCCGCAAAGCCGTCGCGGAAAACAAAGAACAAAACATCTTCTCGCTCTCGCGCCTGAACCACTACAACGGCCGCCTGATCAAAGCCTGCGGCTGGTATCCCGATATTATCCCGCGCCTTTACCACCGACGCTTTACCCGCTTTTCCGACCGTCAGGTGCATGAATCGCTGATCTTGCCGCCCGATGCAAACGTCCGTCCACTCGAAGGTCGTCTGAAACACTATTCCTTTGAAAACGCCGAAGTGCTGATTCAAAAAATGCAGCAATACAGCTCGCTCTACGCCGAAGAAAACCGCTACAAAAAAGACAGCTCGCCCTTCAAAGCCCTGTTGCACGGCAGCGTATCGTTTGTCAAAAACTACCTGCTCAAACGCGGTTTCGCCTACGGCACGGACGGCTTGACCATTTCCATCGCCAACGCTCAAGGTTCGTACTACAAATACGTCAAACTTTACGAGCGCAACCGCAATATCAGCGTCGCCCTGATTGTAACCACCTACAACCGCCCCGACGCGCTGGAGCTGGTTTTGAAATCCGCGCTCGCGCAAACCCGCCTGCCCAACGAAATCATCGTCGCGGACGACGGTTCGCGCCAAGACACCGCCGAAGTCGTTGAGTTCATCCGCAGCCATACCGACATCCCCGTCAAACATTCTTGGCGGCCGGACGATGGCTTCCGCGCCGCCGAATCGCGCAACCGCGCGCTGGCGCAGGCAAAAAGCGACTACATCATCCTTATCGACGGCGACATGATACTCGACCCTTCCTTCATCGCAGACCACCTCAAGCTCGCACGCAAAGGCAGGCTGATACAAGGTTCACGCGTCATCCTGACCCAAGCGCGTACCGAAGAAATTTTAGACTCCGGCGAATTGCCCGATTTGTCCGTGTTCAGCCAAGGCATAGAAAAACGCCTCTCCGCCCTGCGCTGCCGCAGCCTGTCCGCCCTGATCGGCAGACAAAGCAGCCGCAAACACAAAGGCATCAAAACCTGCAATATGGGCTTTTTCCGCAGCGATGCGCTTGCTGTCAACGGCTTCGACAACCGCTTTGTCGGCTGGGGGCGCGAAGACAGCGAGTTCGTCGCCCGCCTCTTCCATAACGGCATGAAACGCCACAACCTCAAATTCTCCGGCATCGCCTACCACCTTTGGCATCACGAAGCCGAACGCGACGCCCTGCCGCAAAACGACGCCCTGCTCAAAGCCACGTTGTCCGAACAAAAAATCCGCTGCGAAGACGGCATGGACGAGTTCATAAAATAA
- a CDS encoding nucleoside hydrolase: protein MAMNEKIRLIIDTDPGQDDAAAILAAHGLARRGLVDFLGMTVVAGNVGVDLAAKNARIVCDWAGEEDFPVYAGAVKPLLRELETAEAVHGKTGLDGTALHEPRCPLQKQHAVAYLVETLSCAEDASITLCPIGPLTNIALALSIAPEAIRAIKRIVLMGGNYFEAGNMTPAAEFNFFTDPHAAQIVLQSGAPITILPLDVTHKAQITSERMNRLRRLKNANGSRLADILQSYERFDIQQFGLEGGPLHDPCAVICAVFPELFSGRMCRVDVETQSGLSTGACAVDWHGTTGKTPNALWITEVDADRMFEELTAAIAELP from the coding sequence ATGGCGATGAACGAAAAAATCCGTTTGATTATCGATACCGACCCCGGGCAGGACGATGCCGCGGCCATTTTGGCGGCACACGGTCTGGCACGGCGCGGCTTGGTTGATTTTTTGGGCATGACCGTCGTCGCGGGCAATGTCGGCGTAGATTTAGCGGCAAAAAACGCGCGTATCGTCTGCGATTGGGCGGGCGAGGAAGATTTCCCCGTTTACGCCGGCGCAGTCAAACCTTTATTGCGCGAACTGGAAACCGCGGAAGCGGTGCACGGCAAAACAGGCTTGGACGGTACGGCGTTGCACGAGCCGCGCTGTCCTTTGCAAAAGCAGCACGCAGTTGCCTATTTGGTCGAAACCTTGAGCTGCGCCGAAGACGCTTCGATTACTTTGTGTCCGATAGGTCCGCTGACCAATATCGCGCTGGCGTTGAGCATCGCGCCGGAAGCCATCCGCGCCATCAAACGCATTGTTCTGATGGGCGGCAATTATTTTGAAGCAGGCAACATGACGCCAGCCGCCGAATTCAATTTCTTCACCGACCCGCACGCGGCGCAAATCGTGTTGCAAAGCGGCGCGCCGATTACGATATTGCCGCTGGACGTTACCCACAAGGCGCAAATCACTTCTGAACGCATGAACCGCTTACGTCGTCTGAAAAACGCCAACGGCAGCCGTTTGGCGGATATTTTGCAAAGTTACGAACGCTTCGACATTCAGCAGTTCGGTTTGGAAGGCGGCCCGCTGCACGACCCTTGCGCCGTTATCTGCGCCGTGTTCCCCGAATTGTTTTCAGGCAGGATGTGCCGCGTGGATGTGGAGACGCAAAGCGGACTTTCCACTGGCGCGTGCGCCGTCGATTGGCACGGAACGACCGGCAAAACGCCCAACGCGCTTTGGATCACCGAAGTCGATGCCGACCGTATGTTTGAAGAACTGACCGCCGCCATTGCCGAACTGCCTTGA
- a CDS encoding tRNA dihydrouridine synthase, with translation MQLILAPMQGLVDDVMRDLLTRIGGYDECVSEFVRITHTVHSRSTWLKYIPEIANGNKTPAGTPCTVQLLGSDADNMAVNALEAVRFGADKIDLNFGCPAPTVNKHKGGAVLLKEPDLIHHIVKTLRQRLPEHIPLTGKMRLGYEDKSLALECAAAIAEGGACALTVHARTKVEGYEPPAHWEWIRKIREHVAIPVTANGDVFSLKDYIGIKEMTGCNSVMLGRGAVIRPDLARQIKQYENGETVRDTDFTEVSTWINQFFHLCLAKEANNKYPVARLKQWLGMMKKEFGEAQELFDAVRVVKDAEEVALILAAFEDKMNAG, from the coding sequence ATGCAGCTTATCCTTGCGCCCATGCAGGGGCTGGTGGACGATGTGATGCGCGATTTGCTGACCCGTATCGGCGGCTACGACGAATGCGTCAGCGAGTTCGTCCGCATTACCCACACCGTCCATTCCCGTTCCACCTGGCTCAAATACATCCCCGAAATTGCCAACGGCAACAAGACCCCCGCAGGCACGCCCTGTACCGTCCAGCTTTTAGGCAGCGACGCCGACAATATGGCGGTCAACGCTTTGGAAGCCGTCCGCTTCGGCGCGGACAAAATCGACCTCAACTTCGGCTGCCCCGCCCCTACGGTCAACAAACACAAAGGCGGCGCCGTCCTGCTCAAAGAGCCCGACCTTATCCATCACATCGTCAAAACCCTGCGCCAACGCCTGCCCGAACATATACCACTCACAGGCAAAATGCGGCTCGGCTACGAAGACAAAAGCCTCGCGCTCGAATGCGCCGCCGCCATTGCCGAAGGCGGAGCCTGCGCCCTGACCGTACACGCCCGCACCAAAGTTGAAGGCTACGAACCGCCCGCGCATTGGGAATGGATACGCAAAATCCGCGAACACGTCGCCATCCCCGTAACCGCCAACGGCGACGTGTTCAGCCTCAAAGACTATATCGGCATTAAAGAGATGACGGGCTGCAACAGCGTCATGCTCGGTCGCGGCGCCGTCATCCGCCCCGATTTGGCGCGCCAAATCAAACAATACGAAAACGGCGAAACAGTCCGCGATACTGATTTCACCGAAGTTTCGACGTGGATAAATCAATTTTTTCACTTGTGTCTCGCCAAAGAAGCAAACAACAAATACCCCGTCGCTCGTCTGAAACAATGGCTGGGCATGATGAAGAAAGAGTTTGGAGAAGCGCAGGAACTGTTTGACGCGGTAAGGGTGGTCAAAGACGCAGAAGAAGTCGCGCTGATTTTGGCGGCATTTGAAGACAAGATGAATGCCGGATAA
- a CDS encoding tautomerase family protein, whose translation MPYVNIKVTGGSEAPNAEQKAKLIHGVTELLARVLNKNPHTTVVVIDEVDMDNWGIGGESITVRRAKSKKSG comes from the coding sequence ATGCCTTACGTTAATATCAAGGTAACGGGCGGTAGCGAGGCTCCGAATGCCGAACAGAAAGCCAAGCTTATCCATGGCGTTACCGAGTTGCTTGCCCGTGTATTGAATAAAAATCCGCATACCACGGTCGTCGTCATTGACGAAGTGGATATGGATAACTGGGGTATCGGGGGCGAGAGCATTACCGTGCGCCGCGCCAAATCGAAAAAATCAGGATAA